From Carassius auratus strain Wakin chromosome 9, ASM336829v1, whole genome shotgun sequence:
tccctcaaatgtcctcagtgtgaaaagatgtatctcaaaatcataaagtcactgctggaaagggatcaaatatgcaaagatgctggaaaactgaagaatctgcaggactttaaagatttttctgaataacagttctcagtttaactgttcagaacaaacaagggactcatgcacaaccatcacaaaacagaaagacagtcgtggatcatcaggtaacagcacacagtattaagaaccaagggttcccaaacttttgagtggtgttattttaataatttcagcattttatttgtcttgtggactaaatgttaatatcttttatgtacaatatcttactcaggacagtactaaataaaaaataacatgcatgtagtatgatctctcttattttctgaaaattactcgcattttcacagattctgcaaagggtgcccaaactttcgatcccctcTGTATATGTTCAGCCTATTGTCAGCCTCTTAAATGTGTGCTTCTCACAAACAGTTTGTGGATATGCATATAGTAGTAGAATCATCATGGCTGATAGTAAGATATGCaagcataaaataaaaccaaactggACGCAAGAACAGCTTCTTGCCCAACTTGTTAATGAAAACAAGGACGTAATCAAAGGAAAATTTTGAGTTAACCTCCAAAACCAAATTAAAAGCAGAACACAAAAGCAGTTTTAATgttcttaaagaaaaataaaactatttaataatgttttctttgCATGGATGGGGCATGAGCACATACAAGCATCTAAAATGCATGTAGACTACACAGTTGAAAGCTTACCCCTTTTGACTTGCTGTTAATGTTGAATGTAATAATTACTTACAATAGCAACAGCATTATCCATTATGCAGTTCAGATTgattactttacaaaaaaaaaaaatatattattttagttcTTTTACCATTACAATAGTAGTCTGGTcataatattttcaaaagaatTAATAGTCCCCCTAAAGTTCTAGATATGATTATGGCCTTGTTtggtataaataaaaaagttagttACAGAGAAAGAACAacgagtttattattattattcaataaagaaaataagtttattttgttGTGAAAGTGCATGATATTCTAGGCTGCccatgaaagcttttttttttcccccagtgtaCATAAAACATCCTTTAGTTAATATAGCGATATCTACTGTAatagaaatgagtcgaaccagacaaattaaagagtctatcaaaactgtgtttgaaacacggagccgaattcctcaggaagtcataaaacagtctgtgccacaagtcccaagcaagatgagcaaccaacttgttaacacaacagctttcaacattaacaccactagaacaattatttacaatttcaattcgaagaagagaaatttggtgtcaaatgtgttgttcgtaatggaaatgcaacgctggacataacatgtaaacccatgagatcgAGTAACACAAGTatcattgacttcccccacccagcagaaccagactgaaattcctaagggggaagggctttaaacctttgtcttcacagaacatcagagaatgacaaagaaactgtcttttgtacatatatatggaccaaaatgaactccaaaatgacttctaaatgaatatcattccatcgcttaactccatattcatttatatgtaacccacacattcgactatcatgttataatcacttattgtgtatgtcttttgataactataggatacatagtcatgtctagtattgatctaattgaatctgcttgcttgatattgtcctgacaatcatttattttttcaaatatatcataacctggttataggaatcatgtccaaaattagaccctgcaaggcaggaaaattcggaccacatgcttggtaagatacacatatgatttatgatacccccgagccaagacaatatctgattggtcaagacaacatttgaggtgtggccaacaggccagtttaaatacttaggacaccataaaatctttgattttatttctagccttgcttttgctatcagtcatgccagctttttagtctctagctatgctgctgctattagtcatgctgtttgtcatcactgttctttgagcgtggttccagcgtgcttggcctgcaagcctgctgctacttagccacgatgagaagaagcaccaccttgtctcgtcaaactttatttcatttcttttcttttccgtttgagagtttcgggttctgagttaagttttgtaacgttgaGTCTCCGATGCCTGACCttgggtgcccgttcaacttcgaccagcgcacacgactctgcactttcagccaacgcccaacaaccacgggcttcccaagacgtcacttcagcgactgaacttccagccaatcaacgacaccgggatacccctttcaacgggagtccctttcacaagaaaccaaggcaatgtaccctcagacatttgtgctggtgtatctaatataattttaaccccattgaggaactcaatgcgagcgctaattacgtgattgatggttgttcatgtctatgcaatttaacgtattgctgtaaacttgggattccatatttccattctcttaaactcatctttctctaactttcgatcttcctgcaacttgtgtgaatgtgtgtgtgcgtgcgtttgtgttagattagtttatatgtcttagatttatctaataaagccttattcatattgaaaagagaagtatcttgtgttttgtgcttacaagttaatgtcttaaactgccgatcttgttactgtgctaattgatagtgtttcgctatagtttggatattaatatccagcgcagatttgatgttaaacggcttgttcagtgaatcgcagggcgtctcagtgatcagccgtgaaacagtgattctgttcaaattccctttaaattattaaatgattccctttgagctaaattgacctgtttcagTTACACTACAATATATCTAGGCTTTTTCCCCTTGCAATACAAATCCCCTCCCAGCCCACCCTTCTTTAGCTGTCAAGAACCAGCCCTGATACATGCCCAGATCCATTAAAAATGATTGCTAACAATGTAATGAACAGTGTGAGCTGAAGAACTTTTGCCCATAGCTGACAGAGTGCAGGCAGTTTCTTACTCTGTATATCCATGATGCTGGAGTCAGCACCATTCTCCAGCACATCTCCCTGTGGGCTGGACGAATCCTCCATACCATTCTTCTGTTTCTTCTGCTCAAGCTGACCTTTCAATCGCTTAacctgaatagaaaaaaaaacaaacaaacagaaaatcatGCTTGTAATGGCACAAAATGAGGATAAAGTCAACGTAAGGTACTGTAACTGCCAGCAGCGCACCTGCTCTATTAAGTTTTCCCTCTCATCAACCAGTTTTCGCAAGCGAATTTCTGAAAAGCAAGTTCAAGAGAGACCATTAGACAACAATCAACATATTTTTccttgcaggttttttttttatttattttttttatgaaaaacaacAGTTTATCTaccttaataaaattaaacaattttgggACATTCATGTATTTTAACAACTACAGTTAAACATCTTAAACATGtattttgcaataataaaatattacattctcATGTTAAAACAAATTCCAAGGTTAGACAGGAAAGATTTCACATACCAGGGGTGGGAGGAGCCAAAGGCATGGAGGGGGAGGAGTCAGGGCATGCAAAAAGTGAGGCTATCCTATGCTGGGATGTGAAGGATGAGGATGGACAACATGCAGAAACTTCAGTGACCTCAGAGGCTTCAGCCTCATGAAGTCAAAATCTCTTAGCGTTCAATCTGTACGTCTATTACATGACAGTGTTTTTCATGTGAGCTTGAGGTTTGTGAAGCAATGAATGTGTGACAGTGACATATTATCATTTTTgtcctaaaaaataaaactatcatGACTTAAAAATAAGTCAATCTTATCTGAAGAAGTTTAATTAAATGTCCTGTATCAATATACTTACAAAATTTACATAATAAACAATAgtgtaaaacaaatttttaattgctcaagttttattttaaaatacatggtTCACTTAACAAACACTGTCTCAATGTTCCAACACCATCTTCACCTAACAGAAtcaaatatttcctttttttttccaaacttaTCTTCCaacaaataaattgtaaaatcaaAACATAACTTCAAAGCTCCGGTCAAATTCTTAGAGGATTGTTTAATAAGTTTGGCAcacaataacttttttattttttatttaccacCATTTTTAACAACATAACACCCATTTAACCCAAAATACATTATAGGTCCTTTGTTACCGAAAACAGTGTAATTAAGGAGTTGCTAAACATGACTGCAGCACAGACAGAAAGCTGATCAGTTGTATCACTCATATAGTATAAGGAACATTTTATTCATGCTCATGTAAAATTTCATAATACAAATGACACTTTAAACCCATAGCATTTAATAAGTAATTGGTTTGgggattttaaatactgtttgaACTAATTTCAAGTGTTCTGTCTGTATTGTTAATCAGgtgtaaaacatgtataaaatgtttgcTGAAAAGATGCAATGACTGATAACTGGGATTGATTGTAAGATAGGTTTGGTTATTTTAGGGTTCTCTGAAGTAATGGTCCCAAAATAATTTCATTAGGAACAGCATAAGTGCAAAATACTTTTTTCCATTGAAGATGCTGGGATGAGACTCAGCAATGTCCTTGTCTATTAAGACATTTTACATTCTTCTTTCCCCTTGCCCTTCCCTTTCCCTTTTCCACTTTTTTTAGATTCTTTTCTTTCATGTGCCTTGTTTCTTTCTGTGGTTTCCTTCTCAACTTCCAGATCTCCTGAAATACTTGACACTTTGTTTCCGTGTTGAATGGAACTATTGATCTCTTGGCCAACATTTCTTTTCTCCATCTCTGAGATCAGATTAACTCCTTTACTGAGCGTCACATTTTCTGATGCCTGCTGATGCTCCTCAAATGCATCTTTATTTCCAGAAGTCTCATGCTGCTGATCATTAGGTTTGACTTCACTGCTGATTTGGCTGTCCTCTGTTAAACATCCTTGTATAACTGTTGTTGTTTGTGGGTTTTCTGTGTCTTGTCCATCATCTTTCTGCTCTTTAGACTTTGATTCCTGATCTGCAAGTTCTAGATGTTCTTTCTGAGTTTGGTCCTCATTGGTGACATTACTTTGGAATTCCTGTTTTGCTTCTTGGATGTAATTTTTGAAAAGAGTACCTTCTTCTGTTGGCTGATCTAGAACATTTTTTAGAGGGGCATCTGATGATGCTTCAAGATCCATTTCATCAAAATCAAACGATTCTccttcatcttcctcttcttcttctatcAGCTCTTGAGCAGCCACATCTGACTTTACCAGAAGGTCTTCTCCATCTTTAGACAGTTGCACTTTAAGCTGATTTTGGATCGATCTTTCCTCCTCATCTTTTCCAACCTTAGGTTCTTGGTCAGAAGAATCTGACTCTCCAACTGATTCCTTAATTGCTTCATTGGGAGACGAGTGATCCTCATGCACAACCTGAACCTGTGTCTCAATTAAAGGGGTGTTGTCACCATGGCTTCCATCAGACATGTTTTCAGTAGGTACTCTAAGGTTTTCTTTATCCAGATCATCTTGTCTCTCAACCTCTTCCTGGTCTAATCCTAAACCAATATTTTCTTGGGTATCAGACAATTTTTCAGTAGGCGTTTTAAGGTTTTCTTTATCCAGATCATATTGTCTCTCAACCTCTTCCTGCTCCAATTCTGCTCCAATACTGTCTTGGGTATCAGACACTTTTTCAGTAGGCGTTTTAAGGTTTTCTTTATCCAGATCCTCACGTCTCTCAACCTCTTCCTGGTCTAATCCTGATACAATACTTTCTTGGGTATCAGACACTTTTTCAGTAGGCGCTTTAAGGTTTTCTTTATCCAGATCATCTCGTCTCTCAACCTCTTCCTGCTCCAATTCTGCTCCAATACGGTCTTGAAGTTGGTTTTCCATTGGCTGATCAATAGATGGTTCCTGGATTACCCTTTCAGCTTCATTTTCCACATTCTCCTTTACAGAGGAAGGGGGATGAGCAGAGTCATCTTGATATTCAGGGTTAGTGGTCCCATCTATATCAGTGTTCTGGACATTTACCTCCTGTTCTTCCACTTCACAGTTCAGATGACTCTTCACTTCCTTCATGTCTATTGATGAAGATCTCTCAATGTTCTCAGAGCAGCTGATGGACTCAACACCCCCTTCACCTGCATCCATGGACTGAGCAGCAGGTTCACGAGGCAGTGAAGTCTCAGTTTCTGAAGATACAAGCTCACAACTAAAGTCTACAGCTTCAGAGTCAGGATTTGTTGAATCCTCAGTGTGTTTATCAATAATGTTTGCAGGGTTAGAGATAACTTTGCTGGACAGATCATCTGAAATGATACCATTGCTAGATTCAGGACAATCAAAATTAGAGATTGTTTTAGAAATTCCTGCTAAATCAGCTTCATCTGTAACTAACCGAATTTTATCTTGAATCTCATCAGCATGTATATTTGCACTTGTTGTTTTGATACCATCCAATTCACTGGTTCTTTTAGCATCAGGTGGGACATCTGTATTCATCGTTGTTTGGGATACATCATTCCCTAAGGGCTCCTGATTGTTTCCTTCTAGATCACCTTCTGTTTTTTGGTTTGGGTTGTCTTCACTACAGACTGTTTTAGTCTTGTCATCTATCTTTGTGTCAATCTCTAGCTTGTGACTTTGTTTTTGCTTCtgcttgtttttcttcttccttttcttctttttatttgaaGCACTAGCACCTTGGGTTTTGGCAAGCTTGTCTGTTTGAGATGATTTTGCAGGCTCCTCTTTGAGTTCATCATCAAGCACAGGTTGACCAGGTTTATCAGGTTCATCATGGACAGAACCAGAGACAGACTCTAAAGGAGTTTCTTCTTTGATGACCTGACTAAGTTTGACACATTCACTCTCTTGTTGATCTGTCTCCAAATGTCCATCCTTGTGAACAATGCACTCTAATTCCTCTGTATTAGCTCTTGAATCTTCTGGTATATGTGCCTCAGATTTGATCTGCTCCGTGGGTCTTGTAGCAGTGAGTTTATCATCACCAACAGAACTTGGAGGTTCTTCAGGTCTATTCTCAGGCTGCTCTACACCCTGATTCATTTGATCCCCAAGATCTCCAATCTCATTTGCTTCTAAAGCTGCATTTGTAGAACTGAGCTCTGCTGAAATCTGCTGATTCCCTGGCACCCCATCATCCAAATCTTTTTGTTGCTGGTCTTTACACACCTTCAACTGATGAGTGCCTGGGAGATGATTGAGGTGtcagtatttaaaatctgtagaAGCCTTTGAATATTTGGCAAATTTTTAgagcaagaagaaaaagaaagagggaaaGGAGCAAAAAAAGACTCCATGGCAAAGTTCTTAAACCCATACAAATCAAAAGTCTTGAAGGATGTCCCGAAGAAGAAAACCCCAAAATAAAGTCAAGAACTGAACAAGCTACACTGCAATTCCTTTTCTTGATTTTGATGTTAAATTCAAGGATGttgacattttcagcaaatttacaaACACTCATTCAGCAGAGTATTGAAATGTAGACTCAAGAAAGAGACATGGCTCTGTAGTGTTAACTTTCATTCTAGCTGTATATGTAAAGTGGATTCAGAGAAACAGGAAAGGGTGAGAGATGTTAATGGGACGGTGACAGTTTGGTTAGACTTGGCTTGAGCTGTACAAGCCAAAAATGCAAAGTGTCAAAGCTAAAACATGTTAGCATGCTATGAATGAAGCTAAGGAAAGCAGCTTACCTAGTACACTACTCCCCTCTCGGATTTCAGCTGATGCAGTTTGAGAATTCTGATCAGCCTTTCCGACTTCATCTGTTTCTCCATTGGTGGCCAAGTCGAGTCCAAGGACAATGCCATGTTTCTGGACAGCAAAACAGTTTAATATTAGTatacttattatttttaaaaaatctggtTAAATTTAGATGCACTGGACCTAGATTTCttatttgtaaatatgtatttatagaaaatatatttacgaTACAGTTCATTCAGTCAGAGATTGAGTGTTAATGAATCTCGGTTTACATTATAGTCTGGGTCTTAGCATCTGTACATGAAAATGAATATAAAGCTTTTTCGTTAGGAAAATGTAATGAGAAAAGAGTGAGCCCTAGTTTCACCACACGCATCAAtaccttcaaaatatctttgagCTGAACAACCTCATCTCTAAGCTCATCCCGTTCATTTCGAATGGCATCAGAAAATTCCTTCTGCCTTTCTAATGCCTGAACAGCACCAGAAGGGATTTGGCAAAGATGCGGGCGAAGAGGAGAGAAAGAAGGTGAAAGCAATGAAAACATCAGTGCTGCAGACAAGAACAGTTTTGCAATGACAGACAGGTTGTAGCAGGAAACAGATGTGGAATCTAGTTCAACTACAATTATATGTTTGACAGataacattatatttctcttACAGTGAAGGGAATgacaaatacagtttttacaggAGTTGGATACTGAGGGATCATACcccaatttttttattcttccacTCAATAGTTTCCTGGAGGTCAGAAATCTCCCTAACATTGCCGTCTTGCTTGAGCTGTAATTGACGGATCTCCTATAGAGAGATATTGTGCATGGAAGAAGACCAAAGATGAAGGAAGGAGAGAAGCTGTTAAAGCAGATGGGCAGATAAGCCAAGCATTTGAAAAAGACCAGGTTTTAGCACATGCATAAATACCACAATACTCACAGTGAGCAGTTCTTCACTCTGTTTCAACGTCTCCTTCAGTTCACTGAACTGAAACTGCAGTATGCTATGAGCATGCTTCTCTCGTTCAAGGTCCTAAAATATAAAACTGccttcagttgttttttttttccctttaaactGAATATATAAGAGCGTTATCACTGAGATTAAAGTACAAAAATGCCATTTGTACACAActcataaaatgacaaaaaaaaaagattacaaaattaaaaaaaatttaatttccaaTTAAAAGCTCTTACTATTTTTACAATCTATTTTTTGTGGTTCCACAacatattaaacaaaacattacaatGCACACTTGACTGTACAGACCTTACACTTTTCCTCAAGCTCACGGCGTGTTTCAAAGAGCATCTCCTCCAGTTCCATTAAAGAGTCTTTCAAAGTGTCCACTTCATACATCATATTGGTCTTCTCATTGTCCAGCTGTGCATTGGAGACCATGGCCTTACGGTACTTTTCCTCCACTTCCAAAAGAGAATCCTTTAAAAAGTCAGACACCACGATGAAAACCAGccaacactcacaaacacacgtCTGCATACATTTCTATACCTCAACCTCTACATCAGTCTTAAACACAATTCTAAACTAAATTTCTCCTTAACATTAAAAATTGAATCAAACTAAATCATGAAGAGGGATGTGTAACGATATGTTTCGGAGAATAAGATACAGTCAAAGATGAAAGCAAGGCGGAGAAAATGAGGCTATAGACCTCAGTGGCATAGACATATAAACATGCAAGATGAGAGAACCAGAGACTAACATCATATCATCTCATTGTTTTTCTGATCCACCACTCGCTGGTTAAAAAGCACAAAATGTGTTGTTCCTTTGCCAGCactataatatataaatcaaaacaaaGCAGGTTCTTGCTGGGCTTTTGGACTGGCACTGCCTTTACCAGCCATGTACCTTGAGCTCTTTGAGGTTCTGCATGTGCTTTGCCTCCACATCTTGAATCTGATCCTTAAGCTCATGGATCTCCTGAATGAAAAGCATGAAGAGTGAGGATGAAGAGGAAGGATAAAGGATGCAGTGGAGGAAGAGCAATTGAAGGGTAAAGAACACCAGACTTTCAAATGAattactgtgcaaaaaaaaaaaaaaaaaaacaagtacaaaGCTGTAGAAAATAACAGTGAAGCAGATCATAAAAGGTGGTCAGTCCTGCTCCTGAAGAGTTCAACACACAAACATCTTAGTTATATTgtttaggtgtgtttgattggagCTGAGAATTTGTTGGAAGACAGGTCACTAGAAATAAGACTGAGCAACATAAAGAAAGTGGAAATTGTTTTCTGTGAGCAAGATGAATGATG
This genomic window contains:
- the LOC113108620 gene encoding leucine-rich repeat flightless-interacting protein 1 isoform X7, which codes for MGSQGPGRRRTPSKNGLTGEEDALNVIAKEAEARLAAKRAARAEAREIRMRELERQQKEIYQVQKKYYGLDNLDNKWGDIEQWMEDSERYTRVSRRHASVSDDEEQMSVGSRSNIRLDLDAAGAYGVLPQASSYHKKSKKKKKHSSKSSNGYDDDLSTVSSRSSRLSDESKISRSSRLDQQSGSVYEDSLYSGSRRPSARAADDRLERDYLEKGSSRASTISGATLTSLGGTSSRRGSGDTAITADTEASIREIKEIHELKDQIQDVEAKHMQNLKELKDSLLEVEEKYRKAMVSNAQLDNEKTNMMYEVDTLKDSLMELEEMLFETRRELEEKCKDLEREKHAHSILQFQFSELKETLKQSEELLTEIRQLQLKQDGNVREISDLQETIEWKNKKIGALERQKEFSDAIRNERDELRDEVVQLKDILKKHGIVLGLDLATNGETDEVGKADQNSQTASAEIREGSSVLGTHQLKVCKDQQQKDLDDGVPGNQQISAELSSTNAALEANEIGDLGDQMNQGVEQPENRPEEPPSSVGDDKLTATRPTEQIKSEAHIPEDSRANTEELECIVHKDGHLETDQQESECVKLSQVIKEETPLESVSGSVHDEPDKPGQPVLDDELKEEPAKSSQTDKLAKTQGASASNKKKKRKKKNKQKQKQSHKLEIDTKIDDKTKTVCSEDNPNQKTEGDLEGNNQEPLGNDVSQTTMNTDVPPDAKRTSELDGIKTTSANIHADEIQDKIRLVTDEADLAGISKTISNFDCPESSNGIISDDLSSKVISNPANIIDKHTEDSTNPDSEAVDFSCELVSSETETSLPREPAAQSMDAGEGGVESISCSENIERSSSIDMKEVKSHLNCEVEEQEVNVQNTDIDGTTNPEYQDDSAHPPSSVKENVENEAERVIQEPSIDQPMENQLQDRIGAELEQEEVERRDDLDKENLKAPTEKVSDTQESIVSGLDQEEVERREDLDKENLKTPTEKVSDTQDSIGAELEQEEVERQYDLDKENLKTPTEKLSDTQENIGLGLDQEEVERQDDLDKENLRVPTENMSDGSHGDNTPLIETQVQVVHEDHSSPNEAIKESVGESDSSDQEPKVGKDEEERSIQNQLKVQLSKDGEDLLVKSDVAAQELIEEEEEDEGESFDFDEMDLEASSDAPLKNVLDQPTEEGTLFKNYIQEAKQEFQSNVTNEDQTQKEHLELADQESKSKEQKDDGQDTENPQTTTVIQGCLTEDSQISSEVKPNDQQHETSGNKDAFEEHQQASENVTLSKGVNLISEMEKRNVGQEINSSIQHGNKVSSISGDLEVEKETTERNKAHERKESKKSGKGKGKGKGKEECKMS
- the LOC113108620 gene encoding leucine-rich repeat flightless-interacting protein 1 isoform X8, producing the protein MGSQGPGRRRTPSKNGLTGEEDALNVIAKEAEARLAAKRAARAEAREIRMRELERQQKEIYQVQKKYYGLDNLDNKWGDIEQWMEDSERYTRVSRRHASVSDDEEQMSVGSRSNIRLDLDAAGAYGVADDRLERDYLEKGSSRASTISGATLTSLGGTSSRRGSGDTAITADTEASIREIKEIHELKDQIQDVEAKHMQNLKELKDSLLEVEEKYRKAMVSNAQLDNEKTNMMYEVDTLKDSLMELEEMLFETRRELEEKCKDLEREKHAHSILQFQFSELKETLKQSEELLTEIRQLQLKQDGNVREISDLQETIEWKNKKIGALERQKEFSDAIRNERDELRDEVVQLKDILKKHGIVLGLDLATNGETDEVGKADQNSQTASAEIREGSSVLGTHQLKVCKDQQQKDLDDGVPGNQQISAELSSTNAALEANEIGDLGDQMNQGVEQPENRPEEPPSSVGDDKLTATRPTEQIKSEAHIPEDSRANTEELECIVHKDGHLETDQQESECVKLSQVIKEETPLESVSGSVHDEPDKPGQPVLDDELKEEPAKSSQTDKLAKTQGASASNKKKKRKKKNKQKQKQSHKLEIDTKIDDKTKTVCSEDNPNQKTEGDLEGNNQEPLGNDVSQTTMNTDVPPDAKRTSELDGIKTTSANIHADEIQDKIRLVTDEADLAGISKTISNFDCPESSNGIISDDLSSKVISNPANIIDKHTEDSTNPDSEAVDFSCELVSSETETSLPREPAAQSMDAGEGGVESISCSENIERSSSIDMKEVKSHLNCEVEEQEVNVQNTDIDGTTNPEYQDDSAHPPSSVKENVENEAERVIQEPSIDQPMENQLQDRIGAELEQEEVERRDDLDKENLKAPTEKVSDTQESIVSGLDQEEVERREDLDKENLKTPTEKVSDTQDSIGAELEQEEVERQYDLDKENLKTPTEKLSDTQENIGLGLDQEEVERQDDLDKENLRVPTENMSDGSHGDNTPLIETQVQVVHEDHSSPNEAIKESVGESDSSDQEPKVGKDEEERSIQNQLKVQLSKDGEDLLVKSDVAAQELIEEEEEDEGESFDFDEMDLEASSDAPLKNVLDQPTEEGTLFKNYIQEAKQEFQSNVTNEDQTQKEHLELADQESKSKEQKDDGQDTENPQTTTVIQGCLTEDSQISSEVKPNDQQHETSGNKDAFEEHQQASENVTLSKGVNLISEMEKRNVGQEINSSIQHGNKVSSISGDLEVEKETTERNKAHERKESKKSGKGKGKGKGKEECKMS
- the LOC113108620 gene encoding leucine-rich repeat flightless-interacting protein 1 isoform X10: MGSQGPGRRRTPSKNGLTGEEDALNVIAKEAEARLAAKRAARAEAREIRMRELERQQKEEDSERYTRVSRRHASVSDDEEQMSVGSRSNIRADDRLERDYLEKGSSRASTISGATLTSLGGTSSRRGSGDTAITADTEASIREIKEIHELKDQIQDVEAKHMQNLKELKDSLLEVEEKYRKAMVSNAQLDNEKTNMMYEVDTLKDSLMELEEMLFETRRELEEKCKDLEREKHAHSILQFQFSELKETLKQSEELLTEIRQLQLKQDGNVREISDLQETIEWKNKKIGALERQKEFSDAIRNERDELRDEVVQLKDILKKHGIVLGLDLATNGETDEVGKADQNSQTASAEIREGSSVLGTHQLKVCKDQQQKDLDDGVPGNQQISAELSSTNAALEANEIGDLGDQMNQGVEQPENRPEEPPSSVGDDKLTATRPTEQIKSEAHIPEDSRANTEELECIVHKDGHLETDQQESECVKLSQVIKEETPLESVSGSVHDEPDKPGQPVLDDELKEEPAKSSQTDKLAKTQGASASNKKKKRKKKNKQKQKQSHKLEIDTKIDDKTKTVCSEDNPNQKTEGDLEGNNQEPLGNDVSQTTMNTDVPPDAKRTSELDGIKTTSANIHADEIQDKIRLVTDEADLAGISKTISNFDCPESSNGIISDDLSSKVISNPANIIDKHTEDSTNPDSEAVDFSCELVSSETETSLPREPAAQSMDAGEGGVESISCSENIERSSSIDMKEVKSHLNCEVEEQEVNVQNTDIDGTTNPEYQDDSAHPPSSVKENVENEAERVIQEPSIDQPMENQLQDRIGAELEQEEVERRDDLDKENLKAPTEKVSDTQESIVSGLDQEEVERREDLDKENLKTPTEKVSDTQDSIGAELEQEEVERQYDLDKENLKTPTEKLSDTQENIGLGLDQEEVERQDDLDKENLRVPTENMSDGSHGDNTPLIETQVQVVHEDHSSPNEAIKESVGESDSSDQEPKVGKDEEERSIQNQLKVQLSKDGEDLLVKSDVAAQELIEEEEEDEGESFDFDEMDLEASSDAPLKNVLDQPTEEGTLFKNYIQEAKQEFQSNVTNEDQTQKEHLELADQESKSKEQKDDGQDTENPQTTTVIQGCLTEDSQISSEVKPNDQQHETSGNKDAFEEHQQASENVTLSKGVNLISEMEKRNVGQEINSSIQHGNKVSSISGDLEVEKETTERNKAHERKESKKSGKGKGKGKGKEECKMS
- the LOC113108620 gene encoding leucine-rich repeat flightless-interacting protein 1 isoform X9; amino-acid sequence: MGSQGPGRRRTPSKNGLTGEEDALNVIAKEAEARLAAKRAARAEAREIRMRELERQQKEIYQVQKKYYGLDNLDNKWGDIEQWMEDSERYTRVSRRHASVSDDEEQMSVGSRSNIRADDRLERDYLEKGSSRASTISGATLTSLGGTSSRRGSGDTAITADTEASIREIKEIHELKDQIQDVEAKHMQNLKELKDSLLEVEEKYRKAMVSNAQLDNEKTNMMYEVDTLKDSLMELEEMLFETRRELEEKCKDLEREKHAHSILQFQFSELKETLKQSEELLTEIRQLQLKQDGNVREISDLQETIEWKNKKIGALERQKEFSDAIRNERDELRDEVVQLKDILKKHGIVLGLDLATNGETDEVGKADQNSQTASAEIREGSSVLGTHQLKVCKDQQQKDLDDGVPGNQQISAELSSTNAALEANEIGDLGDQMNQGVEQPENRPEEPPSSVGDDKLTATRPTEQIKSEAHIPEDSRANTEELECIVHKDGHLETDQQESECVKLSQVIKEETPLESVSGSVHDEPDKPGQPVLDDELKEEPAKSSQTDKLAKTQGASASNKKKKRKKKNKQKQKQSHKLEIDTKIDDKTKTVCSEDNPNQKTEGDLEGNNQEPLGNDVSQTTMNTDVPPDAKRTSELDGIKTTSANIHADEIQDKIRLVTDEADLAGISKTISNFDCPESSNGIISDDLSSKVISNPANIIDKHTEDSTNPDSEAVDFSCELVSSETETSLPREPAAQSMDAGEGGVESISCSENIERSSSIDMKEVKSHLNCEVEEQEVNVQNTDIDGTTNPEYQDDSAHPPSSVKENVENEAERVIQEPSIDQPMENQLQDRIGAELEQEEVERRDDLDKENLKAPTEKVSDTQESIVSGLDQEEVERREDLDKENLKTPTEKVSDTQDSIGAELEQEEVERQYDLDKENLKTPTEKLSDTQENIGLGLDQEEVERQDDLDKENLRVPTENMSDGSHGDNTPLIETQVQVVHEDHSSPNEAIKESVGESDSSDQEPKVGKDEEERSIQNQLKVQLSKDGEDLLVKSDVAAQELIEEEEEDEGESFDFDEMDLEASSDAPLKNVLDQPTEEGTLFKNYIQEAKQEFQSNVTNEDQTQKEHLELADQESKSKEQKDDGQDTENPQTTTVIQGCLTEDSQISSEVKPNDQQHETSGNKDAFEEHQQASENVTLSKGVNLISEMEKRNVGQEINSSIQHGNKVSSISGDLEVEKETTERNKAHERKESKKSGKGKGKGKGKEECKMS